Proteins encoded together in one Amblyomma americanum isolate KBUSLIRL-KWMA chromosome 1, ASM5285725v1, whole genome shotgun sequence window:
- the LOC144093530 gene encoding uncharacterized protein LOC144093530 produces the protein MATPPKRPRMSVAQGLLLIELLEQHPPLARAASELSPEYPAARRGELWERIAAALNREGPAVKSAELWGTSGGRLSGRAGHVVQLVGPEQASPPHSLSPPRGHRASVGSVPGTSGLQREHRSAADDTNMSWAGASETTPLELLEEEQQHQHAEIASTQQPTALSTLPSFASPPSPPVPGRPVWRRRQRDEEVADLLRETRRTADLTEARNRRDAEFQARLLEHLNEAAADRRQLTATVADLAAAVRDTREQSVRLHEQLVVAVSFLLLMLHYQIHPPPH, from the exons ATGGCGACCCCACCGAAGAGGCCACGCATGTCCGTCGCCCAGGGGCTGTTGCTGATCGAGCTTCTCGAGCAGCATCCGCCCTTGGCACGGGCTGCGTCAGAGCTCTCGCCCGAGTATCCGGCGGCTCGCAGGGGGGAGCTGTGGGAACGGATTGCCGCCGCACTGAATCGAGAGGGTCCGGCTGTGAAGTCGGCTGAGCTCTG GGGCACCAGTGGCGGCAGGCTATCGGGTAGGGCTGGCCACGTCGTGCAGCTGGTCGGGCCA GAGCAGGCCAGCCCACCTCATTCCCTCAGCCCACCTCGCGGCCACAGAGCTTCAGTGGGCAGCGTACCGGGTACCAGCGGCCTACAGAGGGAGCACCGCTCTGCAGCTG ATGACACCAATATGTCGTGGGCAGGGGCAAGTGAGACAACACCTCTTGAGCTGCTGGAGGAGGAGCAGCAACACCAGCATGCCGAGATAGCCA GCACCCAGCAGCCGACTGCTCTGTCCACACTGCCCTCATTTGCCTCACCGCCCTCACCACCAGTTCCGGGTCGTCCTGTGTGGCGGAGGAGGCAGCGGGACGAGGAGGTGGCTGATCTCCTTCGCGAGACACGGCGCACAGCGGACCTCACTGAGGCTCGCAACAGGAGGGATGCCGAATTTCAGGCACGCCTCCTGGAG CACCTCAACGAGGCTGCTGCCGACAGGCGGCAATTAACAGCCACTGTAGCAGACCTGGCGGCAGCAGTTCGGGACACCAGGGAGCAGTCTGTGCGCCTGCACGAGCAGCTCGTGGTGGCCGTCTCCTTCCTGTTGCTGATGCTCCACTACCAGATACATCCACCACCGCATTAA